A portion of the Mesobacillus sp. AQ2 genome contains these proteins:
- a CDS encoding flagellar brake domain-containing protein, translated as MIKIGDNIILEHKYSDSFEQYKCKLVEKKGNDLYIDYPVNMKTNRTVFLLEGTPLKANFVTESGSSYTFHTEVKGRIKLNIPMVILSYPGKDHLIKVQRRQYVRVETSIDVAVHSDKGEFAPFTTVTDDISAGGSALLIDKNSSLKQGMELACWFVLPMQNGEYEYRKFRGRIVRIIEGQGHKNKASVQFFDTSGTDRQVLLRFCFERQLEMKKKGLPI; from the coding sequence ATGATAAAAATCGGTGACAACATAATCCTTGAGCATAAGTATTCCGATAGCTTTGAACAATATAAATGTAAACTTGTAGAAAAAAAAGGAAATGACCTGTATATTGATTATCCTGTGAATATGAAAACAAATAGAACAGTTTTCCTGCTTGAAGGAACGCCATTGAAAGCTAATTTTGTCACTGAATCGGGTTCGAGCTACACCTTTCATACAGAAGTAAAAGGAAGGATCAAGCTCAACATCCCAATGGTGATTCTTTCCTATCCAGGCAAGGACCATTTAATCAAGGTCCAGAGACGGCAATATGTACGGGTGGAAACTTCCATCGATGTGGCTGTCCATTCTGACAAAGGAGAATTCGCTCCTTTTACAACTGTCACTGATGATATCAGCGCTGGAGGATCAGCGCTGCTAATCGATAAGAATAGCAGCTTGAAACAGGGTATGGAGCTTGCGTGCTGGTTTGTCCTGCCGATGCAAAATGGTGAGTATGAATACCGGAAGTTCCGCGGAAGGATTGTGAGGATCATTGAGGGTCAAGGCCATAAGAACAAGGCTTCTGTCCAGTTTTTTGATACTTCTGGCACCGATAGGCAGGTTCTGCTAAGATTCTGTTTCGAACGACAGCTTGAAATGAAGAAAAAAGGACTCCCGATTTAA
- the sleB gene encoding spore cortex-lytic enzyme, with protein MAALALVLTLVQFNKVDQRAEAFTSQVLQQGAVGEDVIELQSRLKHIGFYTGKIDGVFGWGTYWALRNFQYEFGMKVDGIAGWQTKIKLANATPNAKIAWGGETSGAGKAAGGQNQAAPKPAAATNTPKGFSQNDIQLMANAVYGESRGEPYTGQVAVAAVILNRLDSATFPNTISGVIFEPRAFTAVADGQIWLTPNETAKKAVLDAINGWDPTGNALYYFNPDTATSAWIWGRPQIKKIGKHIFCK; from the coding sequence ATGGCCGCGTTGGCTTTGGTTTTGACTTTAGTGCAATTCAACAAGGTCGATCAACGGGCTGAAGCGTTTACGAGCCAGGTGCTGCAACAGGGGGCTGTAGGAGAGGATGTAATTGAACTTCAATCACGCCTTAAGCATATTGGCTTTTATACTGGCAAAATCGACGGAGTTTTTGGCTGGGGTACCTATTGGGCTCTGAGGAATTTCCAATATGAGTTTGGCATGAAGGTGGATGGGATTGCCGGATGGCAGACCAAAATCAAGCTGGCAAACGCGACTCCTAATGCCAAGATTGCCTGGGGAGGCGAAACTTCCGGCGCAGGAAAAGCAGCAGGCGGCCAAAATCAGGCAGCACCCAAACCAGCAGCGGCGACGAATACTCCGAAGGGGTTTTCACAGAATGATATTCAGCTTATGGCCAATGCAGTATATGGAGAATCAAGGGGTGAACCGTATACAGGGCAGGTTGCTGTTGCTGCAGTGATCTTGAACAGGCTGGACAGTGCAACTTTTCCAAATACCATTTCAGGGGTCATCTTTGAACCTCGGGCTTTTACTGCTGTTGCGGATGGCCAGATTTGGCTGACACCAAATGAGACGGCGAAAAAGGCCGTCCTTGATGCAATCAATGGCTGGGACCCGACTGGAAATGCTTTGTACTATTTCAATCCCGATACTGCGACCAGCGCCTGGATATGGGGAAGGCCGCAAATCAAGAAAATTGGGAAACATATTTTTTGCAAATAG
- the rpsA gene encoding 30S ribosomal protein S1, protein MSEDMNQVEVKNFEAGDRVKGQVTKVEEKQVLVDIEGSKLDGIIPISELSSLHVEKAEDAVSVGDELELEVQKVEEEALILSKRKVDAEKAWEELKGKFESGEVFDAEVKDVVKGGLVVDLGVRGFVPASLVESHFVEDFSDYKGKTLSFKIVELEKEKNRLILSHRAVVEEEQGKKKQDLLASIQSGQVIEGTVQRITDFGAFVDIGGVDGLVHISQLSHEHVEKPSDVVQEGQQVQVKVLSVDRDNERISLSIKETLPGPWADIDDKAPKGSTLEGTVKRLVSYGAFVEVFPGVEGLVHISQISHKHIGTPHEVLQEGQTVKVKVLDVNKEDQRLSLSMKEFEERESNEVFDYELPEETKGFSLGDMIGDKLKNLKQ, encoded by the coding sequence ATGTCAGAAGATATGAATCAAGTAGAAGTAAAGAATTTTGAGGCTGGCGACCGTGTCAAGGGCCAGGTAACAAAAGTGGAAGAAAAGCAGGTATTGGTAGATATCGAAGGAAGCAAGCTCGATGGAATCATTCCGATCAGTGAGCTTTCAAGCCTTCATGTTGAAAAAGCTGAAGATGCAGTTTCGGTAGGGGATGAACTGGAACTGGAAGTACAGAAGGTTGAAGAGGAAGCTTTAATCCTTTCGAAAAGAAAAGTTGACGCCGAGAAAGCATGGGAAGAGCTTAAAGGCAAGTTCGAAAGCGGAGAAGTTTTCGATGCTGAAGTTAAAGATGTCGTTAAAGGCGGCTTGGTTGTCGATCTGGGTGTCCGCGGTTTTGTGCCGGCATCCCTGGTGGAATCCCATTTTGTCGAAGATTTCTCTGACTATAAAGGAAAAACGCTAAGCTTTAAAATCGTGGAACTCGAGAAGGAGAAAAACCGTCTGATCCTTTCTCATCGCGCTGTCGTTGAGGAAGAGCAAGGGAAGAAAAAGCAGGACCTGCTCGCTTCCATCCAATCAGGACAGGTTATCGAAGGTACAGTCCAAAGGATTACTGACTTCGGTGCCTTCGTTGATATTGGCGGAGTTGATGGACTTGTTCATATTTCACAGCTATCCCACGAGCATGTAGAAAAACCATCCGATGTTGTCCAGGAAGGGCAGCAGGTCCAGGTTAAAGTCTTGAGCGTGGACCGTGACAATGAGCGTATTTCTCTATCAATTAAAGAAACACTGCCTGGACCATGGGCTGATATCGATGATAAGGCACCAAAGGGCAGCACACTGGAAGGTACGGTCAAGCGTTTGGTTTCTTATGGAGCGTTTGTCGAAGTATTCCCTGGAGTAGAAGGTCTGGTGCATATTTCACAAATTTCGCATAAACACATCGGGACACCGCATGAAGTTCTCCAGGAAGGGCAGACTGTAAAGGTAAAAGTCCTCGATGTAAACAAGGAAGACCAACGATTATCACTCAGCATGAAGGAGTTCGAGGAAAGAGAAAGCAATGAAGTTTTTGACTACGAACTTCCTGAAGAAACAAAAGGTTTCAGCCTTGGTGATATGATTGGAGACAAGCTAAAGAATCTTAAACAGTAA
- the cmk gene encoding (d)CMP kinase produces MNKRISIAIDGPAAAGKSTVAKIVAEKLTYVYIDTGAMYRALTYKALQKEARLDHEAQLIDILNNTLIELQPGEMGQKVLLDGIEVTNDIRSSEVTNQVSYVAVHELVRKEMVKRQQAFARDGGVVMDGRDIGTHVLPNAEVKVFLLASVEERAQRRHDENIQKGFPSDLEKLKEEIAARDKIDSEREVAPLKKAGDAVEIDTTSLTIADVVEKIMSLALERIG; encoded by the coding sequence ATGAATAAACGAATTTCAATTGCCATTGATGGCCCTGCTGCAGCAGGTAAAAGCACGGTAGCTAAAATTGTGGCTGAAAAACTGACATATGTATATATTGATACAGGTGCAATGTACAGGGCTCTTACATACAAAGCTCTGCAAAAAGAAGCCCGGCTTGATCATGAAGCCCAGTTGATTGATATCTTAAATAATACGTTGATTGAACTTCAGCCAGGAGAAATGGGCCAGAAGGTGTTATTGGATGGAATCGAGGTCACTAATGACATAAGAAGCTCAGAGGTCACCAACCAGGTTTCTTATGTAGCCGTCCATGAATTGGTCAGGAAGGAAATGGTCAAGCGTCAGCAGGCCTTTGCCCGAGATGGCGGAGTAGTTATGGATGGAAGGGATATTGGCACACATGTACTGCCAAATGCGGAAGTAAAGGTCTTTTTGCTTGCAAGTGTTGAGGAAAGGGCACAGCGCCGACATGACGAAAACATCCAGAAAGGCTTCCCATCCGATCTTGAAAAGCTAAAAGAAGAAATCGCCGCACGGGACAAGATTGATTCCGAGCGGGAAGTAGCTCCTTTGAAAAAGGCAGGCGATGCAGTCGAAATAGATACCACTTCGCTCACGATTGCTGATGTAGTGGAAAAAATAATGAGTTTGGCGCTTGAAAGGATCGGATGA
- a CDS encoding lysophospholipid acyltransferase family protein → MTVYSFVRSLVNAVLKPVYRIEVIGRENVPADGGVLLCANHIDNLDPPVVGITAPRPVYFMAKEELFSVPVLGKIVPHLNAFPVKRGMSDREALRKGLGILKDGKVLGLFPEGTRSKTGEMGKGLAGAGFFALRSDAHVVPCAVIGPYKAFKKLKVVYGKPIDMESIKEKKLNAEQTTDLIMGEIQKLINEYK, encoded by the coding sequence GTGACGGTTTATTCCTTTGTTAGGTCTTTAGTGAATGCTGTATTAAAACCAGTTTATCGTATTGAGGTAATCGGCAGGGAGAATGTACCTGCCGATGGCGGTGTACTGCTATGTGCCAATCACATCGACAATCTTGATCCCCCGGTTGTTGGCATTACCGCACCCCGTCCAGTCTATTTCATGGCAAAAGAGGAATTATTCTCCGTTCCCGTACTTGGGAAAATTGTTCCGCACTTGAATGCTTTTCCGGTCAAGAGGGGTATGAGCGACAGGGAAGCGTTAAGGAAGGGTCTTGGAATTTTAAAGGATGGAAAGGTTTTAGGTTTGTTTCCAGAGGGAACAAGAAGCAAGACAGGTGAAATGGGCAAAGGTCTAGCAGGTGCAGGCTTCTTTGCTCTCCGATCCGATGCACATGTTGTGCCGTGCGCGGTCATCGGTCCATACAAAGCATTCAAGAAATTGAAGGTGGTATATGGTAAGCCAATTGATATGGAATCCATTAAGGAAAAAAAATTAAATGCCGAACAGACCACTGATTTGATTATGGGAGAAATCCAGAAACTGATCAACGAGTACAAGTAA
- a CDS encoding YpfB family protein, whose protein sequence is MKTFERILIKIAIIQFIFLIIAQIFFHKLDAFPELKQITQYEGVTDNNHSEVLNSIRSKE, encoded by the coding sequence ATGAAAACATTTGAAAGAATCTTAATCAAAATCGCGATCATTCAATTTATCTTTCTCATCATAGCCCAGATATTTTTCCATAAACTCGATGCTTTTCCAGAACTGAAACAGATTACCCAGTACGAGGGAGTTACTGACAATAATCATTCAGAAGTCCTGAATTCAATCCGAAGCAAAGAATAA
- the prsW gene encoding glutamic-type intramembrane protease PrsW — MLGIVTAGVAPGLALLSYFYLKDQYDSEPLSLVFKMFIFGALLVFPLMFIQYVLAAEGLFQGDFSKAFGTVGLLEEFFKWFILYYTIFQHIAFDEHYDGIIYSVSVSLGFASAENIFYLLANGLQDAIGRALLPVSSHALFGVIMGYYIGKAKFAPDSPKKWVLLSLSVPVLLHGIYDFILMTREDWMVLMIPFMIFLWWLGLRKVKKARVLTLQHIDKQFPI; from the coding sequence ATGCTGGGAATAGTTACTGCCGGGGTAGCTCCGGGTCTGGCGCTGTTAAGCTATTTTTATTTGAAGGACCAATATGACTCAGAACCGCTATCTCTGGTGTTTAAAATGTTTATATTCGGTGCATTGCTTGTATTTCCCCTTATGTTCATCCAATACGTCCTTGCTGCTGAAGGACTGTTCCAGGGGGACTTTTCCAAGGCGTTTGGTACAGTTGGTCTTTTAGAAGAATTTTTCAAGTGGTTTATACTTTACTACACTATTTTCCAGCATATTGCATTTGATGAGCATTATGATGGAATCATTTACAGCGTTTCTGTTTCGCTTGGATTCGCGTCTGCGGAAAATATCTTTTACCTGCTTGCCAATGGACTCCAGGATGCAATAGGGAGAGCGTTGCTGCCGGTTTCCAGCCATGCGCTCTTTGGTGTCATCATGGGGTATTATATAGGGAAAGCAAAATTCGCCCCAGACTCACCAAAGAAATGGGTGTTGCTTTCGTTGTCAGTTCCAGTCCTGCTCCATGGGATTTATGATTTTATCCTGATGACGAGGGAAGACTGGATGGTACTGATGATCCCATTCATGATATTCCTCTGGTGGCTGGGCCTTAGAAAAGTGAAAAAAGCAAGAGTGCTGACACTGCAACACATTGATAAACAATTTCCTATCTAA
- the ypeB gene encoding germination protein YpeB, whose product MLRGIAIAVLVIGIAGTAFWGYQEHREKTAVLINAENNYQRAFHDLTYQMDVLNDKIGTTLAMNSRSSLSPQLAEVWKITSEAHSDVGQLPLTLLPFNKTEEFLANIGNFSYKTAVRDLDKEPLSDKEYETLKTLYEQSGEIQQDLREVQHMVLENNLRWMDVELALATEKGQSDNTIIDGFKTVERTVESYSETDFGPAQINLQKKDENFKKLPGKKISKDEAVRITRKYAPVGNAGDVKVTQNGKGSDYGFYSVSIQDPKTKLEANMDITKKGGYPIWFLLNRDVKNQKLSLNDASNKAIAFLKEHNFENLDLFESAQYDNIGVFTFVGVQDDVRIYPDAINMKVALDNGDIIGFSAEDYLKSNKAREIPQPGITNEEAKKKVNPNLKIMDEKKAIIMNDLNEEVLCYEFTGTLGNDTFRIYINAEDGTEEKVEKLHNAEPVYENVV is encoded by the coding sequence ATGCTAAGAGGAATAGCCATTGCAGTCCTCGTCATTGGGATTGCCGGAACTGCGTTTTGGGGTTATCAGGAGCACAGGGAAAAAACAGCCGTACTGATTAATGCTGAGAATAATTACCAAAGAGCTTTTCATGATCTGACCTATCAAATGGATGTATTGAACGATAAAATTGGCACAACACTTGCGATGAATTCCAGGAGCTCCCTGTCACCTCAGTTAGCAGAAGTCTGGAAAATCACATCAGAGGCTCATAGTGATGTCGGGCAGCTTCCCCTGACTCTTCTGCCCTTCAATAAAACGGAAGAGTTCCTTGCGAATATCGGGAACTTCAGCTATAAAACGGCTGTTCGGGACCTGGATAAAGAGCCGTTGAGCGATAAAGAATATGAAACACTAAAAACTCTATACGAGCAATCAGGTGAAATTCAGCAGGATTTAAGAGAAGTTCAGCATATGGTTCTCGAGAATAATCTTCGCTGGATGGATGTAGAGCTTGCTCTTGCTACCGAAAAAGGCCAATCGGATAACACTATCATCGATGGATTCAAGACGGTAGAAAGGACAGTGGAAAGCTATTCTGAAACAGATTTTGGGCCCGCACAGATCAATCTTCAGAAAAAAGATGAAAACTTTAAGAAGCTGCCAGGTAAAAAAATCTCAAAAGATGAAGCGGTCCGGATCACTCGGAAATATGCACCTGTCGGAAATGCGGGTGATGTGAAGGTCACACAAAATGGAAAAGGATCGGACTATGGTTTTTATAGCGTATCGATCCAGGATCCCAAAACAAAGCTTGAGGCAAATATGGATATCACCAAGAAAGGCGGATATCCAATCTGGTTTTTACTTAACCGTGATGTGAAAAATCAAAAATTGAGTCTGAATGATGCATCCAACAAGGCAATCGCCTTCCTGAAAGAGCATAATTTTGAAAACCTGGACCTGTTCGAAAGTGCCCAATATGATAATATCGGTGTCTTTACTTTTGTCGGTGTACAGGATGATGTCAGAATTTATCCTGACGCGATCAATATGAAGGTAGCGCTGGATAATGGTGATATCATCGGCTTCTCAGCCGAGGACTATTTAAAATCCAATAAAGCAAGGGAAATTCCACAACCAGGAATTACGAATGAAGAGGCAAAGAAGAAGGTCAATCCAAACCTGAAAATAATGGATGAGAAAAAGGCCATAATCATGAACGATCTTAATGAAGAGGTGTTGTGCTATGAATTCACAGGAACTCTCGGAAATGATACGTTCAGGATCTACATTAATGCAGAAGATGGCACGGAAGAAAAAGTAGAAAAGCTTCATAATGCAGAACCCGTTTATGAAAATGTAGTATAG